The Treponema medium genome has a window encoding:
- a CDS encoding SPL family radical SAM protein has product MHFVQAKGILSAKNGMNLYRGCTHGCIYCDSRSECYHINHRFEDIEIKENAIELLEDALRRKRNKCMIGTGSMTDPYMPLEEKLGMTRKAIETVHRYGFGFTVITKSPLILRDLELLQAVNTKAKCVVQMTLTTYDDSLCKILEPNVAVTSERFTVLKTLRDAGIPTVVWLTPILPFINDTVENLEGILQYCIEAKVRGIICFGMGLTLRDGNREYFYKKLDAAFPRLKEKYIQRYGNCYSVMSPHNARLMNIFRARCKENGIETNPDIIFAYLSAFDKIAGKPNAQQELF; this is encoded by the coding sequence ATGCACTTTGTACAAGCAAAAGGAATTTTATCAGCGAAAAATGGGATGAACTTATACCGCGGCTGTACACATGGGTGTATCTATTGCGACTCACGCAGTGAATGTTATCATATAAATCACCGCTTTGAAGATATCGAAATAAAAGAAAATGCAATAGAGCTGCTTGAAGATGCTTTGCGGCGAAAGCGCAATAAGTGCATGATCGGTACCGGGTCTATGACCGATCCATATATGCCGCTGGAAGAAAAACTCGGTATGACGCGGAAAGCGATAGAGACCGTCCACCGCTACGGTTTCGGTTTTACCGTGATAACAAAATCCCCGCTGATATTGCGCGACCTCGAACTTTTACAGGCGGTAAACACCAAAGCAAAATGCGTTGTACAAATGACACTGACCACCTATGATGATAGCTTGTGTAAAATACTTGAGCCGAATGTTGCCGTTACCAGTGAACGCTTTACCGTGCTTAAAACGCTGCGCGACGCAGGTATTCCCACCGTTGTGTGGCTTACACCTATTCTTCCGTTCATCAATGATACGGTGGAAAATCTCGAAGGTATTTTACAGTATTGTATCGAAGCAAAAGTACGCGGCATCATCTGTTTCGGCATGGGCTTAACGCTGAGAGACGGCAACCGCGAATATTTTTATAAAAAACTTGATGCAGCGTTTCCGCGCTTAAAAGAAAAATACATCCAACGCTATGGTAATTGCTATTCTGTTATGAGCCCACACAATGCACGCCTAATGAATATCTTCCGTGCGCGGTGCAAAGAAAACGGCATAGAAACCAATCCCGATATTATATTTGCATATTTAAGCGCTTTTGATAAAATCGCCGGAAAGCCGAATGCACAACAGGAATTGTTTTGA
- a CDS encoding type II toxin-antitoxin system Phd/YefM family antitoxin, with the protein MPQIVPIRDLKNTANISALCHESNEPIFITKNGYGDMVIMSMETFERTSFFYRLYDNLNAAELDVKEGRVTDVDDAVAELKSKYGL; encoded by the coding sequence ATGCCGCAAATAGTTCCGATACGTGATTTAAAGAATACTGCAAATATTTCCGCCTTGTGTCATGAAAGCAACGAACCTATTTTTATAACAAAAAACGGTTACGGTGATATGGTGATTATGAGTATGGAAACCTTTGAAAGAACCTCCTTTTTTTATCGTCTGTATGATAATCTGAATGCAGCAGAGCTGGATGTGAAAGAAGGCCGTGTTACCGATGTTGATGATGCAGTTGCGGAACTAAAATCCAAGTATGGTTTATAA
- a CDS encoding ClbS/DfsB family four-helix bundle protein, giving the protein MPRPTTKADLIQAANDQFAKLWTLIDEMSDEEKSADIVPNERDKNVRDVLVHLYEWHCLLLNWIRSNTNGKPAPFLPAPYNWKTYPQMNVVFWEKHQRTSYTDAETMLKKTHKEVMAIIETFSNEALFSKGTFDWTGTTTLGSYCVSATSSHYDWAFKDIKKALKKYRAR; this is encoded by the coding sequence ATGCCAAGACCTACCACCAAAGCCGATTTAATACAAGCCGCAAATGACCAATTCGCAAAGCTGTGGACGTTAATCGACGAAATGTCTGACGAAGAAAAGAGTGCCGATATTGTTCCGAACGAACGCGATAAAAACGTGCGGGATGTTTTAGTTCATCTATATGAGTGGCACTGTCTTCTGCTGAATTGGATACGGTCAAACACAAACGGGAAGCCTGCCCCTTTTTTGCCGGCACCCTATAATTGGAAAACCTATCCTCAGATGAATGTTGTATTTTGGGAAAAACATCAACGCACATCATATACCGATGCAGAAACAATGCTCAAAAAAACGCATAAAGAGGTGATGGCGATTATCGAAACATTTTCCAATGAAGCCCTTTTTTCCAAAGGTACTTTCGATTGGACGGGCACAACGACGCTCGGCAGCTATTGCGTATCTGCAACTTCCAGCCACTATGATTGGGCGTTCAAGGATATTAAAAAAGCCTTGAAAAAATATAGAGCACGATAA
- a CDS encoding HNH endonuclease, with product MNKISHNMNYSIEELSNILQTYEFNKMDNSYNDLLVYKIYDNENLPGEIFRIYNNSKRSKAAFRAAFWDTEESKNVRIEVSNLGRVKINGQIKKQYQKQYGYLYVNVTPDISYEVYRLVAETWLDCPVEDTLEISGHLWYVVHHITDNGFDNRPSNLIWCTNDIHGTLKHKANESNSKINSEIIKRFDDILALEQHDINKKIIIDYLEDICALQISRKDDTDISKIEQIIDRFKIDKAQYPYINWDMDNNFTYKE from the coding sequence ATGAATAAAATAAGCCACAACATGAATTACTCGATCGAAGAACTGAGCAACATTCTTCAAACCTATGAATTTAACAAAATGGATAACAGCTATAATGACTTGCTTGTGTACAAGATTTATGACAATGAAAATTTACCGGGTGAAATTTTTAGGATATATAATAATTCTAAAAGATCAAAGGCTGCGTTTAGAGCAGCCTTCTGGGATACAGAGGAATCAAAAAACGTAAGGATAGAAGTGAGTAATCTCGGTAGAGTAAAAATTAATGGCCAAATAAAAAAGCAGTATCAAAAACAATACGGTTATTTGTATGTAAATGTTACTCCTGATATTTCGTATGAAGTGTATAGACTTGTTGCTGAAACATGGCTTGACTGTCCTGTAGAAGATACATTAGAAATATCCGGTCATCTATGGTATGTGGTTCATCATATTACGGATAACGGATTTGATAATAGACCGTCTAATTTGATATGGTGTACAAACGATATTCATGGAACACTTAAACATAAAGCAAATGAAAGTAATAGTAAAATTAATAGTGAGATTATAAAAAGGTTTGATGATATATTAGCATTAGAACAGCATGACATAAATAAAAAAATTATAATTGATTATTTGGAAGATATTTGTGCCTTACAAATATCCCGTAAAGATGATACGGATATTTCTAAAATAGAACAGATTATCGATCGTTTCAAAATCGATAAAGCTCAATACCCATACATAAATTGGGATATGGATAACAATTTTACATACAAAGAGTAA
- a CDS encoding helix-turn-helix transcriptional regulator, protein MQTVKTFKRTELFNKLPDRTDYSDDLTLTNIKLKCTAGIAYRFYDEFPPDLITKNMDGSYTLSVYLPIDHWLYGFILSLGTEVEILEPETLKKGIIDFAEKIAAHHKKV, encoded by the coding sequence ATGCAGACGGTAAAGACATTTAAGCGTACGGAATTGTTCAACAAGCTACCTGACCGTACAGACTATTCCGATGACCTGACGCTTACGAACATAAAATTAAAATGCACCGCCGGAATCGCCTATCGGTTTTATGATGAATTTCCTCCCGATCTTATCACAAAAAATATGGACGGCTCGTATACGCTTTCAGTATATCTTCCGATCGATCATTGGCTGTACGGATTTATTTTGTCGCTTGGTACCGAGGTAGAAATCCTTGAACCGGAAACCCTAAAAAAAGGAATAATCGATTTCGCTGAAAAAATAGCGGCGCACCATAAAAAAGTTTAA
- a CDS encoding HTH domain-containing protein — protein MRSERLFEIVFILLNKNRTTAQELAKKFAVSIRTVYRDIDILSCAGIPVYTVQGTGGGIFIDETYTINKSIVTQEEQDKILLALQCLSPVDEIHTESILNRLSPPDLITKNTDGSYTLSVCLPIDHWLYGFILSIGTEVEILEPETLKICEN, from the coding sequence ATGCGTTCCGAACGGCTTTTTGAAATCGTCTTTATTCTCCTCAATAAAAACCGAACGACGGCGCAGGAGCTTGCTAAAAAATTTGCGGTATCGATTCGTACCGTATATCGTGATATCGATATTTTAAGCTGTGCAGGTATTCCAGTGTATACAGTGCAGGGAACAGGCGGCGGAATTTTTATCGATGAAACATACACCATCAATAAATCGATTGTAACACAAGAAGAGCAAGATAAAATTCTGCTCGCCCTGCAATGTTTATCACCTGTTGACGAGATACATACCGAATCGATTTTAAACCGGTTGTCTCCTCCCGATCTTATCACAAAGAATACGGACGGCTCGTATACGCTTTCGGTATGCCTTCCGATCGATCATTGGCTGTACGGATTTATTTTATCGATCGGTACCGAGGTAGAAATCCTTGAACCGGAAACCCTAAAAATATGTGAGAATTAA
- a CDS encoding type II toxin-antitoxin system Phd/YefM family antitoxin, translating into MLVETTQIMPITQLQKTLTQTVRQIAKDKQPVFIMKNNIMEAVMIPFDRYEKLSELEELEEHKEIFSMVQDRLSHYDASKTVSLSSLRNK; encoded by the coding sequence ATGTTAGTGGAAACTACTCAAATTATGCCTATAACCCAGTTACAAAAAACGCTTACGCAGACTGTCCGGCAGATTGCTAAAGACAAACAGCCGGTTTTCATTATGAAAAACAACATTATGGAAGCGGTTATGATTCCGTTCGACCGTTATGAAAAACTTTCCGAACTGGAAGAACTGGAAGAACATAAAGAAATTTTTTCGATGGTTCAAGACAGGCTAAGTCATTATGACGCTTCAAAGACAGTCAGCTTGTCATCTTTGCGGAATAAATAA
- a CDS encoding helix-hairpin-helix domain-containing protein, whose protein sequence is MELTQEFIDGLVVNEIDIMKKVAEELNIRMQQVSAVITLVNEGCTIPFISRYRKEMHGSLDEVQVRDSDKLFKSYVNLETRRLEIVRGVFAAGKLTELLYDNIMKASTLTELEDIWAPFKKKKKTRGMLAVERGLQGLADLMKELEEAELVKRAQDFVKTDCEDETLNVPTVEDALAGASDIIAEETAQDTENRKTVHDFFMATGMFEVKGIGDEEAQKTSVYQMYWEYSEALNQIKPHRVLAINRGEREGVLEVKINVDVDEAVARVQSRSVQHNKYHSEAIADGIVRLLSPAVLREIRSNLGEDADTHGITIFSENLKHLLMTQPIKGTRVLGVDPGIRTGTKCAALDETGKYLGSFVIYQHKAEEAKAALLKAVKDYKVQLIAVGNGTGSHEVQEIVSDVIKTHCPEVLFTVVDEDGASVYSAGDVAREEFPDLDLTIRGAISIGRRLQDPLAELVKIDPKSIGVGLYQHDLNQKKLSEELDAVVGSVVNNVGVNLNTASASLLKYVSGITSGLAKKIVSYREKTGIFTDREQLHNVSGLGPKTFEQCAGFLKIPESANPLDNSWVHPENYPAAEVIYQIVRKNEPVTKEVRMELQEKYQLGEQTVSDIIEELKKPNRDPREDCPKPIMQQGVLLFEDLKLGMTVKGKIKNVVDFGAFVDLGIKETALLHISEMSDSFVSDPLEAVKVGDIVECRIIALDEARRRISLSRKSESGVQGKLTAKQKAEVKKITVKTKDGKTVAVKTSSGAPAVQGEKRLSHRGERQPAVRSERRVAEARPRKDDDGTKYNPFAAYFNKK, encoded by the coding sequence ATGGAATTAACGCAAGAGTTTATTGACGGTCTTGTAGTGAACGAGATCGACATTATGAAAAAGGTTGCGGAAGAGCTGAATATCAGGATGCAGCAGGTTTCCGCAGTTATCACATTGGTCAACGAAGGTTGTACAATCCCTTTTATTTCACGGTATCGTAAAGAAATGCACGGTTCGCTCGATGAAGTTCAAGTTCGAGATTCCGATAAATTGTTTAAATCCTACGTCAACTTGGAAACGCGGCGGCTTGAGATTGTGCGGGGTGTGTTTGCGGCGGGAAAGCTGACTGAACTGCTCTATGACAACATTATGAAGGCGTCGACTTTGACAGAGCTTGAAGATATTTGGGCGCCCTTCAAAAAGAAGAAAAAAACACGCGGTATGCTTGCCGTCGAACGCGGTTTGCAGGGCTTAGCGGATTTAATGAAGGAATTGGAGGAAGCAGAGCTTGTAAAACGGGCGCAGGACTTTGTTAAAACCGATTGTGAAGACGAAACGCTCAATGTGCCGACGGTAGAGGATGCACTTGCGGGAGCTTCCGATATTATCGCCGAAGAGACGGCACAGGATACTGAAAATCGAAAAACGGTACATGATTTCTTTATGGCAACCGGCATGTTTGAAGTGAAGGGTATCGGAGATGAAGAAGCGCAGAAAACCTCCGTGTATCAGATGTACTGGGAGTATTCCGAAGCGCTGAACCAGATTAAACCGCACCGGGTGCTTGCCATCAACCGCGGAGAGCGTGAAGGCGTTTTGGAAGTAAAAATCAATGTTGATGTAGACGAAGCGGTCGCACGGGTGCAGAGCCGTTCGGTACAGCACAACAAATACCACAGTGAAGCGATTGCAGACGGCATTGTTCGGCTGCTCAGCCCGGCAGTACTGCGCGAAATCCGCAGCAACTTAGGCGAAGATGCCGACACCCACGGCATTACTATTTTTAGCGAAAACTTAAAACACCTCTTGATGACACAGCCGATTAAGGGAACCCGCGTACTCGGCGTAGACCCCGGTATCAGAACCGGCACCAAATGCGCCGCCTTAGACGAAACCGGCAAGTACCTCGGCTCTTTTGTGATTTATCAGCATAAGGCAGAGGAAGCAAAAGCGGCGCTGCTCAAGGCGGTAAAAGACTATAAGGTACAGCTCATCGCAGTGGGCAACGGGACAGGCTCTCACGAAGTACAGGAAATTGTGTCCGATGTGATTAAAACGCATTGCCCCGAGGTACTGTTTACGGTAGTTGATGAGGACGGAGCTTCCGTGTATTCCGCAGGAGATGTAGCGCGCGAGGAATTCCCCGACTTGGATCTGACCATCCGCGGCGCTATCTCCATCGGACGGCGCTTGCAGGATCCCCTTGCCGAACTCGTCAAAATTGATCCCAAGTCTATTGGCGTCGGGCTTTATCAGCATGACTTAAACCAAAAAAAGCTTTCAGAAGAGCTGGATGCGGTTGTCGGTTCGGTAGTAAACAATGTCGGTGTCAATTTGAATACCGCAAGCGCCTCGCTACTCAAATACGTGTCCGGTATTACGAGCGGGTTGGCGAAAAAGATTGTGAGCTACCGCGAAAAAACCGGCATCTTTACCGACCGGGAGCAGCTTCATAATGTCAGCGGTTTGGGGCCAAAGACCTTTGAACAATGCGCCGGTTTTTTGAAGATACCGGAGAGCGCCAATCCGCTGGATAACTCGTGGGTACACCCCGAAAACTATCCTGCAGCGGAGGTTATCTATCAGATTGTTCGCAAAAATGAGCCGGTAACCAAAGAGGTACGAATGGAGCTGCAAGAAAAATATCAGCTCGGCGAGCAAACAGTCAGCGACATTATCGAAGAGCTGAAAAAACCGAACCGCGACCCCCGTGAGGACTGCCCCAAGCCGATTATGCAGCAGGGCGTTCTCTTGTTTGAAGACCTGAAACTCGGCATGACCGTTAAGGGCAAGATTAAAAACGTCGTAGACTTCGGCGCCTTTGTTGATCTCGGTATTAAGGAAACCGCCCTGCTGCACATCTCCGAGATGAGCGACAGCTTTGTTTCCGACCCGCTTGAGGCAGTGAAAGTCGGCGATATTGTGGAATGCCGGATTATTGCGCTCGACGAAGCACGCCGCCGCATCTCACTCAGCCGGAAAAGCGAAAGCGGGGTACAGGGAAAGCTAACTGCAAAGCAAAAGGCGGAAGTAAAAAAGATTACCGTAAAAACCAAGGACGGAAAAACCGTTGCGGTTAAAACCAGCAGCGGCGCCCCTGCCGTACAGGGTGAAAAACGCCTGAGTCACCGCGGAGAGCGGCAGCCGGCAGTCCGTTCGGAGCGGCGTGTCGCAGAAGCCCGCCCGCGGAAGGATGATGACGGCACAAAGTACAATCCCTTTGCAGCGTATTTTAATAAGAAGTAA
- a CDS encoding helix-turn-helix domain-containing protein, with translation MPPIKIEGDIPPDLLTFVKAQYKHVTVEYDENDEYEEVTETDWFKNIQKDMTPQKILKLLRSRDNLTQAQLAEKLCIRAQNVSGMERGTRPISVSMAKKLGIVFNTNYKKFL, from the coding sequence ATGCCCCCTATTAAAATTGAAGGGGATATTCCGCCCGACTTATTAACATTTGTGAAAGCACAATATAAGCACGTAACAGTCGAATACGATGAAAACGACGAGTATGAAGAGGTAACCGAAACAGACTGGTTTAAAAATATTCAGAAAGATATGACGCCTCAAAAAATATTAAAACTGTTAAGAAGTCGTGATAATCTTACACAGGCTCAACTTGCAGAAAAACTTTGCATCAGAGCACAAAATGTTTCAGGTATGGAACGAGGTACTCGCCCTATTAGTGTTAGTATGGCAAAAAAACTCGGTATTGTATTCAACACAAACTATAAAAAATTTTTATAG
- the ychF gene encoding redox-regulated ATPase YchF has translation MAINCGIVGLPNVGKSTIFSALTRAPAEAANYPFCTINPNVGIVDLPDERLTKLSQFFEPKKTIPAAVEFVDIAGLVKGASKGEGLGNQFLSHIREVGVIAHVVRCFDNPDIVHVNNKVDPASDIETINIELALADLASLEKRAERADKATRMGKDMQKEAAIAMSAIAKIKPLLQDGKGARNADLTDEERAVMYDTHLITMKPQLYVCNVDEDGIKNGNAYIETVKKIAAQEGAETVVICGKFEAELADIDDAEERAAFLEEIGLKVSGLSVLAHAAYHLIGLRTFFTAGKDECRAWTIHAGDTAPKAAGVIHTDFERGFIKAEVYSFDDFLKYGSEQKIKEAGRYRQEGKEYVVQDGDVIFFKFNV, from the coding sequence ATGGCTATAAATTGCGGTATTGTCGGACTGCCGAATGTCGGTAAATCGACCATCTTTTCTGCATTAACCCGCGCTCCTGCGGAGGCGGCAAACTATCCCTTCTGTACCATTAACCCTAATGTCGGCATCGTTGATCTGCCTGATGAACGGCTCACGAAACTATCTCAATTTTTTGAACCGAAAAAGACCATCCCCGCTGCCGTCGAGTTTGTCGATATTGCAGGACTTGTAAAGGGAGCTTCAAAGGGTGAAGGGCTCGGCAATCAATTTCTTTCTCATATCCGTGAGGTAGGCGTTATTGCGCATGTCGTGCGCTGCTTTGATAATCCCGATATCGTTCACGTAAATAACAAAGTTGATCCCGCTTCGGATATCGAAACTATCAATATTGAACTGGCGCTTGCCGACCTTGCTTCGCTGGAAAAGCGGGCGGAACGGGCGGATAAGGCAACCCGTATGGGCAAAGATATGCAGAAAGAGGCGGCGATTGCAATGAGCGCTATTGCAAAAATCAAACCGTTGCTGCAAGACGGAAAGGGCGCCCGCAATGCCGATTTAACCGATGAAGAGCGAGCCGTGATGTACGACACGCACCTAATCACTATGAAGCCGCAGCTGTATGTTTGTAACGTTGATGAAGACGGAATAAAAAACGGGAATGCTTACATCGAAACGGTTAAAAAAATCGCCGCACAAGAAGGAGCCGAAACCGTCGTTATCTGCGGAAAGTTTGAAGCAGAGCTTGCCGATATCGATGATGCGGAAGAAAGAGCTGCCTTTTTGGAAGAAATCGGCCTCAAGGTTTCAGGCTTATCGGTTCTTGCCCATGCAGCGTATCATTTGATTGGACTTCGCACCTTCTTTACCGCCGGAAAAGACGAATGCCGCGCATGGACAATCCATGCAGGAGATACGGCTCCAAAGGCAGCCGGCGTTATCCACACTGACTTTGAACGAGGATTCATTAAAGCAGAAGTCTACAGTTTTGACGACTTCCTCAAATACGGCTCGGAACAAAAAATCAAAGAAGCCGGCCGCTACCGCCAAGAAGGCAAGGAATACGTTGTGCAGGATGGGGATGTTATATTCTTTAAATTCAACGTCTAG
- the htpG gene encoding molecular chaperone HtpG encodes MAKYEFQTEVNQLLHLIIHSLYSNKEIFLRELVSNASDALDKLKYLTVSDTTLKDLQFNPRIDITFNEDAATPTLTIRDTGIGMNDEDIKNNLGTIARSGTKAFLEQLAADDKKDSNLIGQFGVGFYSAFMVASKIEVISKKAGENTVWKWISDGKGEYELEQTDDSAFPLIDDVPEGANGTCITLYLNNEDSEFASRWKIEDIIKRYSDHIAFPIYLHYIHKEYDDKGNEKSQAAKSEQINDASALWQKPKSELKDEDYKNFYKSLSHDSTDPLLYVHTKAEGTLEYTTLFYVPAKAPFDMYHADYKPGVKLFVKRVFITEDEKELLPVYLRFIRGIIDSEDLPLNVSREILQQNRILNNIRSASVKKLLGEFKKLAESDKEKYETFIAEYNRPLKEGLYSDYEHRDELLELIRFRTTNEENTWTSLADYVQRMKEGQKAIYYITGGDEKALRQSPHLEAYKAKGLEVLIMPDEIDDIVIPSVGKYKDWELKAANRAGSDEELSTDEEKKEAKQKEKDFKPIVEKIKNALGDAVKEVRLSKRLADSPSCIVVDENDPSLQMERMMRAMGQQLRGEVKPILEINAEHPILQRLKDTDDEALIADTAFVLLDQALLLEGSTLKDTADFVKRLNKLLAR; translated from the coding sequence ATGGCAAAGTATGAGTTTCAAACGGAAGTTAATCAGCTGCTCCACCTGATTATCCATTCTCTGTATTCAAATAAGGAAATATTCCTGCGGGAGCTGGTGTCAAATGCTTCGGATGCGCTCGATAAGCTGAAATATTTAACCGTGTCGGACACCACATTAAAAGATCTCCAGTTTAATCCCCGTATCGATATTACATTTAACGAAGATGCCGCAACACCAACACTGACTATCCGCGACACGGGTATCGGTATGAACGATGAGGATATCAAAAACAACCTCGGTACGATTGCCCGCTCCGGCACCAAGGCTTTTTTGGAGCAGCTTGCCGCGGACGATAAAAAAGACTCCAACCTGATCGGGCAATTCGGTGTCGGTTTTTATTCAGCCTTTATGGTTGCGTCAAAAATCGAAGTGATTTCGAAGAAAGCAGGCGAAAATACCGTATGGAAGTGGATTTCCGACGGTAAGGGCGAATATGAACTGGAGCAAACCGATGATTCGGCATTTCCGCTCATCGATGATGTTCCCGAAGGCGCCAACGGTACTTGCATCACCCTGTATTTAAACAATGAAGATTCCGAATTTGCAAGCCGCTGGAAGATTGAAGACATTATCAAACGCTATTCGGATCATATCGCATTCCCGATTTATCTCCATTATATTCACAAAGAATATGATGATAAGGGCAACGAAAAATCGCAGGCAGCAAAGAGCGAGCAGATCAACGATGCGAGCGCTCTGTGGCAAAAACCGAAGTCTGAGCTGAAAGACGAGGACTACAAGAATTTTTATAAGTCGCTTTCGCACGATTCTACCGATCCTCTCTTATATGTCCACACCAAGGCGGAGGGAACGCTGGAGTACACCACGCTCTTTTATGTTCCGGCAAAAGCTCCGTTCGATATGTATCATGCCGACTACAAGCCCGGTGTAAAGCTCTTTGTCAAGCGGGTGTTTATCACTGAGGACGAAAAAGAACTACTGCCGGTGTATCTGCGGTTTATACGCGGTATTATCGACAGTGAAGATTTGCCGCTCAACGTCAGCCGCGAAATCTTGCAGCAGAACCGCATTTTGAACAATATCCGCTCCGCCTCGGTAAAAAAACTCTTAGGCGAATTTAAAAAACTTGCAGAAAGCGATAAGGAAAAATACGAAACCTTTATTGCCGAATATAACCGTCCGTTAAAAGAAGGCTTGTACAGCGACTACGAACATCGCGACGAGCTTTTGGAACTGATCCGCTTTCGAACTACGAATGAGGAAAATACATGGACGAGCCTTGCCGACTATGTACAGCGGATGAAGGAAGGGCAAAAGGCGATTTACTACATCACCGGCGGCGATGAAAAGGCGCTCAGACAGTCTCCGCACTTGGAAGCATACAAGGCAAAGGGCTTGGAAGTGCTGATTATGCCGGATGAAATTGACGATATCGTGATTCCCTCCGTCGGCAAGTATAAGGATTGGGAACTCAAGGCTGCAAACCGTGCCGGCTCCGACGAAGAGCTAAGCACTGACGAAGAAAAGAAAGAAGCAAAGCAGAAGGAAAAAGACTTTAAGCCGATTGTCGAAAAGATTAAAAACGCGCTCGGCGATGCGGTAAAAGAAGTACGCCTTTCCAAACGGCTTGCCGACTCACCTTCGTGCATTGTGGTGGATGAAAACGATCCGAGCTTACAGATGGAGCGCATGATGCGGGCAATGGGGCAGCAGCTTCGAGGCGAGGTAAAGCCCATTTTGGAAATCAATGCGGAACACCCCATTCTGCAGCGGCTCAAGGATACCGATGACGAAGCGCTCATTGCCGACACCGCATTTGTGCTGTTAGATCAGGCACTGCTGCTGGAAGGCAGTACGCTCAAAGACACCGCCGACTTTGTAAAACGCTTGAACAAGCTGCTTGCACGGTAA